The sequence CCTAAGGGAGTATCTAGAGACCCTAGGCCATGAGGTGAAAGAATGCGAGGGGGGAGAGAAGGCGCTCGCTCTTGGACTCTCCCAGCCCTTTGATCTCTTTTTGTTTGATGTGAGCACGCCCCAAAAAAGCGGCTTTGAGGTCGCCAAAGAGCTCTCTTCAAGACGCATTCTCACGCCGCTTATCTTCATGACCGCTCGCGTAGAGATTGAGGATATCTCCAAGGGATTTGAGCTAGGGTGCATCGACTACATCAAAAAGCCCTTTCACCTCAAAGAGCTCGCCCTCCGCCTCCAAAATCTCCCCCAAAAGACCTCCGCCCCTAGGCTCATCGCTCTAGGCGGACACTATGCCTTTGACCTCGCCACCGCCACTTTATACGAAGGGGAGCATCCTAAAAATCTCACCCCTCGTCAGCGAGAGATTCTCAAGCTCCTCTGCGAGAATCAAGGAAAAGTGGTCGATTTTGACCTCTTTAGGGAGAGAATCTACACCGAAGGATTCGTGGATAACGCCACCATTCGCGCGGAGGTGAGCCGTCTTAAAAAACTCTTTGACGAAGAATTCATCCAAAACATCCGCGCCCTAGGCTACTCTATCGCTTAGAGCCTTTTTTGGAGACACTTCCCATCCACAGCCACAACCCCCCTAAAAGAATCGCCACCAAGATAGGGGCGAGATAGGGGCGAAGCGAGAGGATCTCAAAGAGCTCCATAAAAAGCTCTCCTGAGAAATAACCCCCTAGACCAATCACCACCGCCCAGACCAAAGAGGCAAAGAAATTGTAGATTCCAAACTTCCAGTCATTATACTTCGTGAAGCCAATCGCCAAGGGAACGAGGGTCTTGATTCCATAGATATACTTTTGAATGAAAATTACCGCGTTGCCATAGCGCTTCATCCAAAGATGGGCGAGGGCGAGCTTTCGGCGCTGCTTCACCAAATAACGCATCACCTCACCCTTTTGGTAACGAGCGAGATAAAAAAGCCCTATATCTCCAAGAAAATTGGCGATTCCTGCCACGAGCATTGAGACGCCAAGGTCCATCTTGCCTGCATACGCGAGCACACTAGCCGCCACTAACCCCACAAAGCCTCCCCCCAGGGAGTAGAGGAAGAGGAAGAGGTACCCATAGGTACTTAAGGAGGTGAGAGTCTCTTGCAAAATGAGATTCCTTGCTAAAAAAATGATTCGCCATTCTATCGAAATTCAGCCTCAAAAAGGAGTCTCCCAAAAAGGAACGCTCCTTGCTTCACTCTGCTTGAAAATCTAGCGCACGACAAGGACGGAGATGCAAAGCGGATACTACAGCTCCACAGGCGGGATTGTCACACAATTTCACCGACTGGATATGATTTCTAACAACCTAGCCAACGCAAATACCACAGGTTTTAAGCGTGATGATGTGGTGATTGGGGACTTTCTTCGACTCT comes from Wolinella succinogenes DSM 1740 and encodes:
- a CDS encoding response regulator transcription factor, with the protein product MKILLLEDERMLRESLREYLETLGHEVKECEGGEKALALGLSQPFDLFLFDVSTPQKSGFEVAKELSSRRILTPLIFMTARVEIEDISKGFELGCIDYIKKPFHLKELALRLQNLPQKTSAPRLIALGGHYAFDLATATLYEGEHPKNLTPRQREILKLLCENQGKVVDFDLFRERIYTEGFVDNATIRAEVSRLKKLFDEEFIQNIRALGYSIA
- a CDS encoding DedA family protein — translated: MQETLTSLSTYGYLFLFLYSLGGGFVGLVAASVLAYAGKMDLGVSMLVAGIANFLGDIGLFYLARYQKGEVMRYLVKQRRKLALAHLWMKRYGNAVIFIQKYIYGIKTLVPLAIGFTKYNDWKFGIYNFFASLVWAVVIGLGGYFSGELFMELFEILSLRPYLAPILVAILLGGLWLWMGSVSKKGSKR